The sequence ATTTCCTCCTCCTACTACGATTGCAACTTCCACGCCTAAATCTTGTATCTCTTTAATACTTTGGCTTATTGAAGCAATAGTATTTGTATCTATGCCAAAACCTTTATCCCCAGCTAATGCTTCTCCACTCAATTTTAATATAATTCGTTTATATTTAGGCCTTTGCATTTTTCTCCTCCAATCATAAATAGTTTTCGTTAATTTTTAAATATCTTTTTTCTTAAAAAAGGAACACCATTGTGCTCCTTTTTTATTTTTATTCTTGGCTCAATTGTTTTTTTACTTCTTCAGCAAAATTTTCTGATTTCTTTTCCAATCCTTCTCCCATTTCATATCTAGTAAATCTTCGTATTTTTATGTTTTCACCCATTCTAGATATTTGTTCTTTTACAATATCCTCTATAGTTTTATCTGGATCTTTTACAAAAGGCTGCTCTAAAAGACATATTTCTTGATAATATTTTTTTATTCGCCCTTCTACCATTTTTCCCACGATATGTTCAGGTTTTCCTTCATTTAATGCTTGATTTTTTAAGATATTTTTTTCTTTTTCAATTACTTCTTCTGGCACTTCTTCTTTACTTATGTATAAAGGTTTCGCAGCAGCAATATGCATTGCAATATCTCTTACAAAAGATTTAAATTCTTCATTCTTTGCAACAAAATCTGTTTCACAATTAACCTCTACTAATACGCCTATTCTTCCACCAAGATGGATATAAGAATCTACAATCCCTTCCGTTGCTATTCTGCCTGATTTTTTAGTAGCTGCGGATAAACCTTTTTCTCTTAATAATTCCACAGCTTTTTCAATATTCCCCTCTGTTTCTTCTAAAGCTTTTTTACAATTTAACATTCCTGCACCCGTTTTTTCTCTCAATTCTTTAATTAGTGCACTACTAATCATTATATATCCCTCCTATAATTTACTTTCAATTTTACATTACTTAAATAGGGGAGAAAGAAAAGGTATTTCCTTTCACTTTCTCCCTTAAAAAAATTCTAATCTACATTATTTTCTTGATTCTCTATTTCAATTTCTTTCATAATTTCATTTTTACTATTATCTTCAATTGTTTGATCTTCAAACTGTTCTCCTTGTCTTCCTTCAATAATAGCATCTGCCATTTTTGATGTAAGCAATTTAACAGCGCGGATTGCATCATCGTTACCAGGTATCACATAATCTACTTCATCAGGGTCACAATTAGTGTCAACAATAGCAACAACTGGAATCCCTAATTTTTTTGCCTCTGAAATAGCATTTTTTTCCTTCTTAGGATCAATTATAAAAAGAGCCCCTGGTAAATCCTTCATATCACGAATTCCACCTAAAAACTTTTCTAACTTATCTCTTTCTGATTTTAATTTAATTACTTCTTTCTTAGGTAAGACATCAAATACTCCATCTTCTTCCATTTTTTCTAATTTGTATAATTTTTCAATGCTTTTACTAATTGTTTTAAAGTTAGTCAAAGTACCTCCTAACCATCTTTGATTAACATAAAACACACCTGCTCTTTTTGCCTCTGATTCTACAGATTCTTGAGCTTGTTTTTTAGTACCAACAAATAAAACATCTTTTCCTTCTTCTGCTAATTGTTTTAAAAAGTTGTAAGCTTCTTCTATTTTTTTTACAGTTTTTTGAAGATCAATAATATAAATCCCATTTCTTTCAGTAAAAATATACTCTGCCATTTTGGGATTCCATCTTCTTGTTTGGTGTCCAAAATGCACCCCTGCTTCTAATAATTGTTTCATTGAAATTAATGCCATTTACTGCACCTCCTTGGTTTTTCCCTCCATTTTCATCATATTTGCAATAAATCCTTTATTAATAAGGCACCTTATTGCAAATCAGAAAATGTGTGTGATATTATCACCTTAAAAAGTTTAACATATTTTAGTTTTTTTATCAATAATAAAATTATTTTACACTAAACAATTCTTTTATATTCAAATTTATTATGATTTACTAATTATTTTTTCTAATTCACCCAATAATTTGTCATTTAAAATCTTTATATAAGTTCCTTTCATACCTAATGATCTAGATTCAATAACTCCTGCACTTTCAAATTTTCTAAGAGCATTTACAATTACAGATCTTGTAATGCCAACTCGATCTGCAATTTTACTAGCTACTAATAATCCCTCTTCCCCATCTAATTCTTTAAAAATATGCTCTATTGCTTCTAATTCCGAATAAGATAGTGTATTAATCGCCATCTGAACAACAGCTTTTTTACGTGCATCTTCTTCCATTTCCTCACTTTTAACTCTAAGAATTTCCATACCTACAACTGTAGCACTATATTCAGCAAGAACCAAATCTTCTTCAGTAAATTCTTGATTAAATTTAGCTAGTACTAAAGTTCCTAAACGCTCTCCACCTCCATTAATAGGCACATAAGTTGCATATCGATTATCATATTTACATTTTTCATTATTATATACACATATAGGATTTTCATCACTAATATTTGCATCCGTTTGTCTAATACTTAATAATTTTTCATTAAACTTTTCTGGGAATTTTACTTGCTCATTATCTTCATTTAAAGTTTCATCACTAACTTCACATTCATAATTTTCAGTAAAAGCATAACCTAAAAGTTTACCTTTTCTACTAGCAATATATACATTCGCATCTAAAACTTCACTTAATATTTTTGCTAATTCCATAAAAGAAATCGCTTTACGATCGGTTAACTGATTATTTATTCTTCTTGTTTTTTCTAATAATGTTGCCATTCAGTTTCCTCCTCTTTATCTATTTTTAAATTTACTCAAATATTTATTTTTTACAATCTTAACAATCCTACCATATCTATAACATAGAATCAATGTGTAAATATTCAAATAAATTATATCTAAAAAAATTATATTTTACTGCTTTTTATTTTCTTCATAAGTACAATCTTTTTTTAAACAATAAACTTTCTTATTTTTCCCACTTCCTCTTTCTGCTACATTATTTCCACATATAGGGCATTTTTTTTCTGTAGGTTTATCCCATGTCATAAAATCACATTCTGGATAATTACTACATCCATAAAAAATTCTTCCTTTCTTACTTTTCTTTTCTATAATCCGACCTTTACATTTAGGACAGAAAGCTCCCGTTTCCTTTAAAATTGGTTTGGTATTTCTACATTCCGGAAAACCAGGACAAGCTAAAAATTTTCCAAACCTCCCATGTTTAATAACCATATTACGTCCACACTTTTCACATATAATATCTGTTTCCTCATCTTTTATTTCTATTTCTCCTATTTCTTTCTCAGCATACTCTAGAGTTTTTTCAAAAGGATAATAAAAATCTTTAATAATTTTATGCCAATCAACTTTTCCTTCTTCTATTAGATCTAATTTTTTTTCTAAATCAACTGTAAAATCAACATCTACAATATCTGTAAAATATTTTTTCATTAGATCAGTTACTAATTCCCCTAATTGAGTTGGAATAAAGTATTTTTTATCTTTTTGTACATATCCTCTTGATAAAATTGTAGAAATAGTAGGTGCATAAGTACTAGGCCGCCCAATTCCTAATTCTTCTAGTGTTTTTACTAAAGTTGCTTCTGTAAATCTTGATGGAGGTGATGTAAAATGCTGATTTTCTAGAAGTTTTTTAACATATAATTTTTCTCCTTCTTCAATAGACGGAAAAAGAATATCTTTTTCCTCTTTCTCTTCATCGCTTCCTTCTACATAAATTTTCATAAAACCTTGAAAAGCTAGTTGCGATCCAGATGATCTAAAAACATATTTTCCTGCTATAATATCAATAGATATTGTATTATATAAGGCTGGACCCATCTGACTTGCTACAAATCGTTCCCAAATTAATTTGTATAGCTTAAATTGGTCTCTAGACAAAGATTCTTTTATGCTATTTGGTAATCTATAAACCGATGATGGTCTGATTGCTTCATGAGCATCTTGAATTTTATTATTTTTTCCTTTTGCTTTTCTATCCTCTCCTACATATTCTTTCCCATATTCTTTTTGAATAAATTTATTACATTCTTCTCTTGCCTCTTTTGAAATTCTAGTGGAATCTGTACGAATATAAGTAATTAATCCTATATGTCCTTCATCTTTTATTTGAATGCCTTCATACAATTGTTGAGCAATATTCATAGTTTTTTTAGCAGTAAAGTTTAATTTTCTAGATGCTTCTTGTTGTAGACTACTAGTTGTAAAAGGCAATGGTGAATTTCTTTTCTTGGTACCTTTTTTTATTTTATCAACGATATATTCCTGTTTCTTTAAATATTGTATAATTTCTTGCACCTCTTTTTTATTTTTTAGTGCCAATTTTTTATTTTTTTCCCCGTAAAATTTTGCTTCAAAGCTTGTTATACTATCTTTTTTATAAAAGTATGCGATAATTGTCCAATATTCTTCAGGAATAAAATTTTGTATTTCTTTTTCTCTATCTACGATAATACGAGTCGCAACTGATTGGACTCTTCCTGCACTTAGTCCCTTTCTAATTTTTTTCCACAAAAGTGGGCTTATTTTATAACCAACTAATCGATCTAATATTCTGCGAGCTTGTTGAGCATCTACGAGGTTTTTATCTATTTCTCTAATGTTTTCTAAAGAATTTTTTACAGCATTTTTAGTAATTTCATGAAATTCTATTCTACATTTTTCATTACCCTTCATATGAAATTGTTTAGCTAAATGCCATGATATAGCTTCTCCTTCTCTATCAGGGTCAGTAGCTAATAAAATTTTATCTGCCTTTTTTACTTCTTTCTTAATTTTCTCTAAGATAGGCCCTTTTCCTCTTATTGTAATATATTTAGGTTCAAAATTTTTTTCTATATTTATTCCTAATTGACTTTTAGGTAAATCTTTTATATGTCCCATAGTAGCTTCTACTTTATATCCCTTACCTAAAAACTTACTAATAGTTTTTGCTTTAGCAGGTGATTCAACAATTACTAAAGTTTTTGCCATATTTTTAACACCCCCATAACTTCTAGTTATCTATTATATCAGAACCATCCTATTAAAATAAAGAATAAGTATAGTATTTATAAAAATTACTTCTTTGAAAAATATATACAATTCTTTCTAATTTGAATTAATATGATAAAAGAAAAATTATTCTAAAATCATAGAATAGGTCTAAAAATAAAGCTCTATCTAAGAAATATCTGCTACTATGAAAATTATTTAATATAATACTCATTTTTATATTTTTTTATAAATCCCTTTAATTCTAATATTGTAAGACAACTGTTTACAACTGAAACAGGATAATTACATACTCGAACAATTTCATCACCATGAGTATACCCCAATTGTATTTTTTCTATAATTGTTTTTTCTTCTTTTGAAAGCCCTTGATATTTTAATTCTTGGCTTTGTTTACTTTTTTCATTTACCAAAGATATTTTAGACGATTTTAAATAAGGAATAAAATCTTCAATAATATCTTCTATACTTGTTACAACCTTAGCGCCTTCTTTTATTAGACTATTTACCCCTTTACTAGTAGGACTATCTATATTATTAGGAATTGCATACACATTTCTTCCTTGTTCTAAAGCAAATTCAGCTGTTATAAGAGAACCACTTTTTTCCCCTGCTTCTATTACAATGGTTCCCAAAGATAAACCACTAATTATTCTATTTCGTGCTGGAAAATTATTTGCTTTAGGCAAAGTAGAAAGAGGATATTCTGATAAAATAAGTCCTTTTGTTTCAATTTCTTTCATTAAATCACTATTCTCAATCGGATATATTACATCTACTCCACATCCTAATACTGCTATAGTTTTTCCATTTGCTTCCATGGCTCCTTTATGAGCATAAGTATCAATTCCTCTAGCCATTCCACTTATAATAGTAACTCCTAAAGAAGCTAATTCATAAGCAAGCTTTCTTGCTATCTTTAATCCATAATAGCTAGCATTTCTTGACCCTACTATACTAATTGCTATTTTATCTATTTCCATATTTCCTTTATAGTATAAAATGATAGGAGGATCATATATTTCTTTTAACAACATTGGATATCTATCATCTTTATACGTTAAAAAACCTATTTTTTGTTTTTTTAATTTATTTATATATTCCACTGTCTCTTTTAAATTTTTATTTTGTAATATTTTATTTATATCTGTTCTCCTAATATTTGGTATTCCATAAAATTCTATCTCCTTAGCATTGTAAACCTTTTCTATGCTTTTAAAATGTTCATAAAGATTCAAAAACTTTCTTGATCCAATTCCCTTAATCCTACTTAACCAAATCCAATAAATATCTTGTTTCATTTTGTTACTCCTCATATTTTAAAATAAATTATATTTTTACTTATTTTCTATACATTTTCTATACAATTTTATAAAATCCTTTTTTATTCATAATCTTTTATATTCTCTTCATTTTTATATTCTCTTCATAATAATCTTCTATTATTTGCACTTGTTTTTCATAAATAAATAAAATTTTATATCTTTAGCAGGAAACCTATCCTTCCATGTAGTAAATATTATATATATTACAAATGGGGGTCAAAATATGTTAGCAAAAATCAATAGTTGCGCTTTAGTTGGTATTGATGGACAAATAGTAGAAGTTGAAGTAGACATCTCTAATGGATTGCCATCTTTTGCATTAGTTGGATTACCTGATATAGCTGTAAAAGAATCCAAAGAAAGAGTATATTCTGCTATAAAAAACAATGGATTCGCATATCCTATGAAACATATTACTATAAATTTAGCACCAGCAGATTTAAAAAAAGAAGGGCCTGCCTATGATCTTTCTATTGCAATAGGAATATTATGTGCTTCAGAGCAAATACATACTATGGATCTTAAAAATACTGCATTTTTAGGTGAATTATCCCTAAATGGAGAGATTCGACCTGTTCATGGAGTTCTTTCTATGTGTATAGAATTACATAAAAATGGCATCCATAATCTTATTTTACCAGAAAAAAATGCATTAGAAGCTTCTTTAATAAAAGGATTAAATGTACTACCTGCTAATCATTTAATGGATGTGATTAAACATCTTAATAACGAAAAGTCTATCTCCCCAATGCATTCTAATATTAATTCTTTTTTTTATCAAAATAATCAATATTCCATGGATTTAAATGAAGTAAAAGGGCAGGAAAATGTCAAAAGAGCTTTAGAAGTAGCTGCTGCAGGTGCACATAATTTATTAATGATAGGTCCTCCAGGATCTGGGAAAACCATGATAGCCCAAAGATTACCTACTATTCTTCCTAATATGACCATAAAGGAATCCTTACAAGTTACAAAGATCTATAGCATTGCAGGTTTATTACAACATTCTACTCCTCTTATTACCCAAAGACCTTTTCGTTCTCCTCATCACACTATTTCTCCAGTTTCATTAGTTGGTGGCGGAAGAATTCCTAGACCTGGAGAAATTTCATTAGCACATTTAGGCGTACTATTTTTAGATGAATTACCTGAATTTCAAAGACGAGCATTAGAGGTATTAAGACAACCTTTAGAAGAAAAGAAAGTTACAATTTCTCGAGTAAATGCTACCTTAAGTTATCCAGCAAATTTCATGCTTATAGCAAGTATGAATCCTTGCCCTTGTGGTTATTATGGAGATGCTGATCATGAATGTAGTTGCAGTAGTCAACAAATTCATCGCTATTTAAATAAAATCTCAGGTCCAATGCTAGATCGCCTAGATATTCATATAGGAGTAAAAGCAACAAAGTATAAAAGCTTAGAGAACAATGTTAGCGGTGAAAGTTCTGAACAAATACGAAAAAGGGTAAACAAAGCTCGTTTCATTCAATTAGAACGTTATAAAAATAAAAATATTTTATTTAATTCTCATTTGACACCAAAAGATATTGAGAAATATTGCATATTAGAAAAAAAAGAAAACGAATTGATGAGAAAAGCCTTTGAAAGTTTACAATTGAGTGCAAGAGCCTATCATAAAATTTTAAAATTAGCGAGGACCATAGCAGATTTAGAAGAATGCGAAAAAATCAATATCTATCATTTAAGCGAAGCAATTCAATATCGTAATCTAGATAGAAAATTTTGAAGATTAAATTAATGAAATTAAGACTTTATTTTTTTCTCAAAAGATTACAGATGTTTATCAATTTTTCTTATTAAAATAAAGTGTGCATATAACATGAATAATATTCAAATATTCTCTATTAAGAAATAAAAAATGCATTTGAAATAACATGAATACTTTTTACTTTATGATCATGTTGCCATACCTCAACAATATCAAACCGGACATTTTCGTCATATAGATCATTTCTTTTAAGATAATACAATGCTGTCTTAACAATTTTCTTTTGCTTAGTTTTATTCACAGCCTGCCCAGGAGTACCATATAAATTATTTTTTCTTGTCTTTACTTCAATAAAAACAAGGGTATCTTTATGTCGAGCTATAAGGTCAATTTCACCGAATCTACATCTAAAATTAGACTGTATAATATGATATCCTTTCTTTTTTAAAAATTTTGCAGCTTCCCGTTCTCCCATTTTCCCAATTTTTATATGGTTATCCATTTTATTCCACCTTAACATTATTATTTGTTTTTAAGATATTTTTTAAAAATGATTTTCGATGAAGAAATGATATTCCAAAATTTTTAATTGCCCTGCAATGTTCTTCTGTTCCATAACCTTTATTTTTATCAAAAGCATATTGAGGAAATATTTTATGATATTCCTCCATAATTCTATCCCTTGTTACTTTGGCTATAATACTAGCTGCTGCAATGGAAATAGATTTACTATCCCCCTTTATAATAGATTTCTGAGAAATGGGAATATGATCACATTGCATTGCATCAATTAATAAAAAATCAGGTTTTTTATTTAAATTGTTAACAGCTATATACATGCTTTCTTTGGTTGCATCATAGATGTTTAATTTATCAATTCGTTGAGCATCGACAATTCCTATCCCAATATCAATAGCCACTTGCTTTATTTTATCATATAGAATTTCTCTCTTATGAGGTGAGATTTTTTTAGAATCATTAATATATAAAATATTACAATCTTCGGGTAATATTACAGCCGCACTAACTACTGGTCCAGCTAAGGGTCCTCTTCCTACTTCATCTATTCCTGCAATTAGACGGTATCCTCTTTCTATAATTTTCTTTTCATAGTATTTCATTTTATCTAGTCTCTTTAATTCTTCTTGATAAATTTTGAATTTTCTTTGTAAAGTAATCACTAGTTTTTGTACAGACTTTCTCTGATCTTTTTCTAGTTCTTCTATTACTTGTGGATATTGTTCTAAAGGAACTGATTTAATATATTTTTTTATTTGTAATAAAGTAAATTTCTCAAATTCCAAAAAATCCCTCCATAATAAAAATTATAAACTTAATTTATTAAATTATTTAATTATAAATTAAGTTTTATCTGGTCTCTCTAAAGAAATTTTTCCTATTTTACCTTTTCTAAATTCATCTAATATCATTTCTGCTGTTCTCTGATAATCTAATTCGCCACCTTTTATAATGAATCCCCTTTTAAGAGCTATTTCATTAAAAATTTCAAGAGTTCCTTTTGATAAATTATTTATCTTATACCTTCTCTTTATTAAATCACCATAATTTTGTGTTAAAAAAGTTAATAAATGAAAAGCTAATTGTTCTTGATCTAAAATTTCATCTTTAATAGAACCAATCCAGCCAAGTCTTAGCCCTATATTTTGATCATCAAACTTAGGCCAAAGTATTCCAGGCGTATCTAATAATTCTATTTTTTCATTTATACGAATCCACTGTTTCCCCTTAGTAATTCCAGGTTTGTTTCCTGTTTTTACACTAGTTTTTCCTACTATTCGATTAATAAAAGTAGATTTCCCCACATTTGGAATCCCTATTATCATACAACGAATAGGTTTATTTTTTCTTCCTCTGTGAGCTAAGTATTCAAGTTTATCTTTCATCATTTTTTCTATTTTTTTTATTATTTCATCAATACCTTGGCCCATCATAGAATTAATCAATATTCCATTGCTATAATGAGTATTAAAAAAATTCTTCCATTGTTTATTAATTATTGGATCAGATAAGTCAGCTTTATTTAAAACTACCAATCGTGCTTTATGCTCAATCATCTCATCTATATCAGGATTTCTGCTACTAATCGGAGCTCTAGCATCTAATATTTCTATAACTATATCTACTAAACTTAAATTTTCTTTTATCAGGCGTTTTGTCTTAGCCATATGTCCTGGATACCACTGTATATTCATTCTTCTCACCTATCTTTATTCAAAGATCCTATAGAATCTAAAGGCCATATTCTAAAAATAGCCTTTCCTTTTATATTTTCTTTTTTTAAAAATCCAACATCTATATATCTACTATCTCGACTATTATTTCTATTATCCCCTAATACAAAAAAACTATTTGAAGGAACTACTACTGGTGGAAAATCCATCATTTTCTTTTCATAAATATAAGGTTCCTCTTTTTTTTCTCCATTAATGTATAAATAATTATTTTTTATTTCAACAGTATCTCCTTCTTTGGCTACAATTCTTTTTATAAAATCAACACTAGTGTCTGATGGATAAGCAAAAGTTACAATGTCTCCTACCTCAGGTTCATGAAAAATATAACTAATTTTGTTTACAATTAATCGATCCTTGTGATGAAGAGTAGGATACATAGAATTTCCATCCACTTGAATAATCTCAAAGAAAAAAAACTTAATGATAGAAGCAATTATAACGGCTATTATAATTGCTTCTATCCATTCTAAACATTCATTTTTTCGTTCTTTTCTAGTTATCAATTCTATTACCCTCTTTAAATCATTTTTAATAAATATTATATTTATACTATTTCTATTTAATACTATTTCTATTTAATACTATTTCTATTTATCCTATTTAAAAATTATTTTTTGTTTTTTATTATAAAAATCATAAGGGACTATTTGCAGTCCCTTATTTTCTTTCTTTTACTTTTGCAGCTTTCCCTACACGATTACGAAGATAATTCAATTTTGCTCTTCGAACTTTTCCTCTCCGTACTACTTCAATTTTTTCAATTCTTGGTGAATGGAGCGGAAAGGTTCTTTCTACTCCTACTCCATAAGAGATCTTTCTAACAGTAAAGGTTTCTCTAATTCCACCATTTTGTTTTTTTAAAACAATACCTTCAAAAACTTGAATCCTCTCTCTTTTTCCTTCAACAACTTTAGCATGAACTTTTACAGTATCACCCACATTAAATTGAGGAACATCTTTTCTTAATTGTTGTTGTTCAATAAGTTGAATTGCATTCATTCATATACCTCCTTCCTTACTAGACGTTCTTACTCTTATAGAATAGAGGACCGCCCGGGATAACATTAAAATTATATCATACGTAAATTCTAAATACAATAAAATTACTTATTTTTATCATATTCCTCTAATATTTTTTTTTCTTCTTCACTCAAAGAATATTTATAAAAAAGATCTGGCCTTCTTTTTTTAGTTTTTAATAGCGCTTGAAATTTTCTCCACTTTTCTATTTTTTTATGATCTCCTGACAATAATATATCTGGAACCTTCTTTCCTAAGAAATCATAGGGTCTAGTATACTGAGGAAATTCTAATAGACCACTTGAAATAGAATCTTCCCGGCAACTATTACTATTTCCTAACATTCCAGGTAACAATCTAGATATACAATCTATCATTACCATTGCAGGCAATTCTCCTCCTGTTAATACATAATCTCCTATAGATATTTCATGAGTAACTATATTCTGAATGATTCTTTCATCTATTCCTTCATAATGTCCACATAAAAAAATAATTTGAGGATATTTAGATAGTTCCATAGCCATTTCTTGATTAAAAATATTCCCTTGAGGAGTTAAATAA is a genomic window of Garciella nitratireducens DSM 15102 containing:
- the trmD gene encoding tRNA (guanosine(37)-N1)-methyltransferase TrmD, with protein sequence MRIDVLTLFPELFETFKRTSIIKRGIDRKIIDIHIKNIRDYSLDKHKKTDDYPYGGGPGMIMTPQPIYDCYQDIEKVSSNPPCIYLTPQGNIFNQEMAMELSKYPQIIFLCGHYEGIDERIIQNIVTHEISIGDYVLTGGELPAMVMIDCISRLLPGMLGNSNSCREDSISSGLLEFPQYTRPYDFLGKKVPDILLSGDHKKIEKWRKFQALLKTKKRRPDLFYKYSLSEEEKKILEEYDKNK